Proteins encoded together in one Impatiens glandulifera chromosome 1, dImpGla2.1, whole genome shotgun sequence window:
- the LOC124931161 gene encoding treponemal membrane protein B-like yields MAEKEEALMAEKEEAPMAVEEALMAEEEAAREVEVAPMAEEEAAREEKEEAPMVVEEAAREVEVAPMAEEEAAKEEKEEDPMAVDAPMAVEVAPLAEEEAPTKIKEIKEEVATRAIEEEATMEVEEEVCRAEREEAPMAVKEVRRTEREEVEKRFVEKDYNGASIYNLRAQILCPSLEGIKEMKATFDVYVASDNIQRGN; encoded by the coding sequence ATGGCGGAAAAGGAGGAGGCTCTTATGGCGGAAAAGGAGGAGGCTCCTATGGCTGTAGAGGAGGCTCTTATGGCGGAAGAGGAGGCTGCTAGGGAGGTAGAGGTGGCACCTATGGCAGAAGAGGAGGCTGCTAGGGAGGAAAAGGAGGAGGCTCCTATGGTTGTAGAGGAGGCTGCTAGGGAGGTAGAGGTGGCACCTATGGCGGAAGAAGAGGCTGCTAAGGAGGAAAAGGAGGAGGATCCTATGGCTGTAGACGCTCCTATGGCTGTAGAGGTGGCTCCTTTGGCGGAAGAGGAGGCTCCTACAAAAATTAAGGAAATTAAGGAAGAGGTGGCTACCAGGGCGATAGAGGAAGAGGCTACAATGGAGGTAGAGGAGGAGGTTTGCAGGGCAGAAAGGGAGGAGGCTCCTATGGCGGTAAAGGAGGTTCGCAGGACAGAAAGGGAGGAGGTTGAGAAAAGATTTGTTGAGAAAGACTACAATGGCGCAAGTATCTATAATTTGAGAGCTCAAATTCTTTGTCCAAGTTTGGAGggtataaaagaaatgaaagctACATTTGATGTGTATGTTGCATCTGACAACATTCAAAGGGGAAACTGA